Proteins co-encoded in one Tistrella mobilis genomic window:
- a CDS encoding translocation/assembly module TamB domain-containing protein, which yields MSSDTPERAPDPSTPSSSGGAEPPKPGPAKGRAGRRRGRIRKILGYGVVGLVVVVAGGIGGAAIWADSDQGRRTIAGLARDGIEAAGLGPVDLPAIEGSLFGRLHLPRLRIGDPADPWLVADDVTFSWRPSALLAGRIEIATIAAERIKVAPPPDDGTPPPPSEPFDPRTVRLPDEGMLPPLTLDLRQLSVSLLELDPRLTGLDAPAMLGVDGAARVGRGDTSWARLDIHRLDGPAGRVSAALETDLKAGTLDVDLVAEEAAGGLVATMADLPGRPPITARLEGSGPLEGWTGRLTADVQGLADLETGIALALRPDPSLQLQGELDWAGMGRALAGADVAAPAAGDAPVEGDASLAQDASADQPVPPLVLASETPLSFDLSARQPDGQTLTVDRLALSTGGVTLSGTAGMDTGTGAVQARLTGNVSGTAPLLALAQPAAMSAATLTLDVDGTWPAVDARLAATLAAPRLQGIGDGGPFANAARLTAAVTGRAPAQDLPADLDLALDLDLDGPRPAALGLPPEAADGVLSLKTRGSFDGAADKVVIDAALLDIGTANLSATGSYALDDGTIDAQAGLSAEKLSRLATLAGLPQLAGTLGVDVTVTGNPASRLVADVSAEGRSLQLGIPEADAALAGRIDLATRVTVTGEGGVTAENLSLATGTTRLAGRAALGAAGGLDGTKLTLAVRDLGRLADAVGAPAAGRLEADIALAGNLSDPAARVTARLADGRLGSIDVQRLTLDLDGRNLLTAPTGRVALEGETAEGPLRLTAEAASADGGKRLDVSALALDFAGTTARGQAAVTLADALVRGRLDIDAPDLAPIGRLAGLDMGGRLSLDVDLGADRRGRQTVKADGEAAALSVAGSVAADRLTLDADMVLDQGRPGGRATIAAERVTAGPVQLATLKATATPQGAATGFDLAATGNFKGRLTLDAGGNLATDRQGAMVLTLDRLKGQALGEELGLGAPATVRLADATRVDLPELRIGKAGRIVLDAVMAPDRLTAEGRLTAVPLDPLRRFQAPIGNGGRLDGTIDLAMGPRGREGAVTLTIRDLPVDAEVEGMETPIISGDVKATLGDRTADLDLAIAGLGEQPLTVTARAPLQPFRRGAPTEIALDDAGPVEGRLRWQGDLGRLALAAGIDGQRFAGRIDADMTVNGTVANPDVAGGIRLTDAAYENQDVGTLLTGITGEIGVSGRCCLAVKLDARDGGSGTVAVNGTVNLDDLADPRMDIKVKIDQARLVRRDDVDAVLDGNLAMTGGLGDGQLGGTVTVRQAEVRLIDSGGPSIRTIDVVEVRNGRVVADPGSPEQQQQASGGLALNIDVRAPGRIFVRGRGLDTEWQGNLKVRGTTGAPVINGELSVVRGEADVVGRTLTFSKGVITFDGLADIDPRLDIEATLTNADVTAIVQVTGRASAPQLTLSSEPALAQDEILARAFFGKPGAKLSAVDAIRVGQGLATLTGGGGGGFDPTGFARDLFGLDVLDVGTDDTGSGASVRAGKYLSDDLFVGVEQGAGSSAVTVELEVLPNIKVDTEVGAEGGSSVGATWSYDY from the coding sequence GTGAGCAGTGATACGCCCGAACGGGCACCCGATCCCTCGACCCCGTCCTCCAGCGGCGGAGCCGAGCCACCCAAGCCCGGACCTGCCAAAGGCAGGGCGGGACGGCGCCGTGGCCGGATCCGGAAGATCCTGGGCTATGGGGTGGTGGGCCTGGTGGTGGTTGTGGCCGGCGGTATCGGCGGCGCGGCGATCTGGGCCGACAGCGATCAGGGGCGCCGGACCATCGCCGGGCTCGCCCGTGACGGGATCGAGGCGGCCGGTCTGGGGCCGGTTGATCTGCCGGCGATCGAGGGCAGCCTGTTTGGACGCCTGCATCTGCCGCGGCTCCGCATCGGCGATCCGGCCGATCCCTGGCTGGTGGCCGACGACGTCACCTTCTCGTGGCGGCCCTCGGCCCTGCTCGCCGGGCGCATCGAGATTGCGACCATCGCGGCGGAGCGGATCAAGGTTGCGCCGCCGCCCGATGACGGCACGCCGCCGCCACCGTCGGAGCCCTTCGATCCGCGGACCGTGCGCCTGCCCGACGAGGGCATGCTGCCGCCGCTGACGCTGGATCTCCGGCAGCTGAGCGTTTCGTTGCTCGAACTCGATCCGCGGCTGACCGGCCTGGATGCGCCGGCCATGCTGGGGGTCGATGGCGCCGCGCGGGTCGGGCGTGGCGATACCTCGTGGGCCAGGCTCGACATCCATCGCCTGGACGGCCCGGCGGGACGGGTGTCTGCTGCCCTGGAAACCGATCTCAAGGCCGGCACGCTGGATGTCGATCTGGTCGCCGAAGAGGCGGCAGGCGGGCTGGTCGCGACCATGGCGGATCTTCCCGGCCGGCCGCCGATCACCGCCAGGCTTGAAGGCTCGGGCCCGCTGGAGGGCTGGACCGGTCGGCTGACGGCGGATGTGCAGGGCTTGGCCGATCTTGAGACCGGCATCGCATTGGCATTGCGTCCCGATCCCTCGCTGCAGCTTCAGGGCGAACTCGACTGGGCCGGCATGGGCCGGGCGCTGGCCGGGGCCGATGTCGCCGCACCCGCAGCGGGTGACGCACCCGTCGAGGGCGACGCATCCCTCGCGCAGGACGCATCTGCGGATCAACCGGTGCCGCCGCTGGTGCTGGCCTCGGAAACCCCGCTCTCCTTCGATCTGTCGGCGCGGCAGCCGGATGGCCAGACGCTGACCGTCGACCGGCTGGCGCTCTCGACCGGCGGCGTCACCCTTTCGGGCACGGCCGGGATGGATACCGGCACCGGTGCGGTGCAGGCGCGGCTGACCGGCAATGTCTCGGGCACGGCGCCGCTTCTGGCGCTGGCGCAGCCGGCGGCGATGTCGGCGGCGACCCTGACGCTGGATGTCGACGGCACCTGGCCCGCCGTCGATGCCCGGCTGGCGGCGACGCTGGCGGCGCCGCGGCTGCAGGGCATCGGCGATGGCGGGCCCTTCGCCAATGCCGCCCGGCTGACCGCGGCGGTGACCGGCCGCGCCCCGGCGCAGGATCTGCCGGCCGATCTGGATCTGGCGCTGGATCTGGATCTCGACGGGCCGCGCCCGGCGGCGCTGGGCCTGCCGCCAGAGGCGGCCGACGGGGTTCTGTCGCTCAAGACCCGGGGCAGCTTCGACGGTGCCGCGGACAAGGTGGTGATCGATGCGGCACTGCTCGACATCGGCACCGCCAACCTTTCGGCCACCGGCAGCTACGCCCTGGATGATGGCACCATCGACGCCCAGGCGGGGCTGTCGGCCGAAAAATTGAGCCGGCTCGCCACCCTTGCCGGCCTGCCGCAGCTTGCCGGCACGCTGGGGGTCGATGTCACGGTTACCGGCAATCCGGCGAGCCGTCTGGTGGCGGATGTCTCCGCCGAAGGCCGGTCGCTGCAGCTCGGCATTCCAGAGGCCGATGCGGCGCTGGCCGGGCGGATCGATCTGGCCACCCGGGTGACCGTCACGGGCGAGGGCGGGGTCACGGCCGAGAACCTGTCGCTTGCAACCGGCACCACCCGCCTCGCCGGACGGGCGGCGCTGGGGGCTGCGGGCGGGCTCGACGGCACGAAGCTCACCCTTGCGGTGCGCGATCTGGGGCGGCTGGCGGATGCGGTCGGCGCGCCGGCCGCGGGCCGGCTGGAGGCAGATATCGCGCTCGCCGGCAATCTTTCCGATCCGGCGGCGCGGGTGACGGCCCGGCTGGCGGATGGCCGGCTGGGCTCGATCGATGTCCAGCGCCTGACGCTCGATCTCGACGGTCGCAATCTGCTCACGGCCCCGACCGGTCGCGTGGCCCTGGAGGGCGAGACCGCGGAAGGCCCGCTCAGGCTGACGGCCGAGGCCGCTTCGGCCGATGGCGGCAAACGCCTGGACGTGAGCGCGCTTGCCCTCGATTTCGCCGGCACCACGGCGCGCGGCCAGGCGGCGGTGACGCTCGCCGATGCGCTGGTGCGCGGCCGGCTCGACATCGACGCGCCGGATCTGGCGCCGATCGGCCGGCTGGCCGGGCTCGACATGGGCGGGCGGCTGTCGCTGGATGTCGATCTTGGTGCCGACCGGCGCGGCCGCCAGACGGTGAAGGCCGATGGCGAGGCGGCGGCGCTTTCGGTGGCCGGCAGTGTCGCGGCCGACCGGCTGACGCTGGATGCCGACATGGTTCTGGACCAGGGCCGGCCGGGCGGTCGGGCGACCATCGCGGCCGAGCGGGTAACCGCCGGCCCCGTGCAGCTGGCCACGCTGAAAGCCACGGCCACGCCCCAGGGGGCGGCGACGGGGTTCGATCTGGCGGCGACCGGCAATTTCAAGGGCCGGCTGACGCTGGATGCCGGCGGCAATCTGGCGACCGACCGGCAGGGGGCGATGGTGCTGACGCTCGACCGGCTGAAGGGCCAGGCCCTGGGTGAAGAACTGGGGCTGGGTGCGCCGGCGACGGTGCGTCTTGCCGATGCGACCCGCGTCGACCTGCCCGAATTGCGGATCGGCAAGGCCGGCCGCATCGTGCTTGATGCCGTGATGGCGCCGGATCGGCTGACCGCCGAAGGCCGGCTGACGGCGGTGCCGCTCGACCCGCTGCGCCGGTTCCAGGCGCCGATCGGCAATGGCGGCCGGCTGGACGGCACGATCGATCTGGCCATGGGCCCCCGCGGGCGGGAGGGTGCTGTGACGCTCACCATCCGCGACCTGCCGGTCGATGCCGAGGTCGAAGGCATGGAAACGCCGATCATCTCGGGCGATGTGAAGGCGACGCTCGGCGACCGGACCGCGGATCTGGACCTCGCGATCGCAGGTCTGGGCGAACAGCCGCTGACGGTCACCGCCAGGGCGCCGCTCCAGCCCTTCCGGCGCGGGGCGCCGACGGAGATTGCGCTGGATGACGCCGGGCCGGTCGAGGGCCGGCTGCGATGGCAGGGCGATCTGGGCCGGCTGGCGCTGGCCGCCGGCATCGACGGCCAGCGCTTCGCCGGGCGGATCGATGCCGACATGACCGTGAACGGCACCGTCGCCAATCCGGATGTCGCAGGCGGCATCAGGCTGACCGATGCGGCTTATGAGAACCAGGATGTGGGCACGCTGCTGACCGGCATTACCGGCGAGATCGGTGTCTCGGGACGCTGCTGCCTGGCGGTGAAGCTGGACGCGCGCGACGGCGGCAGCGGCACGGTTGCCGTGAACGGCACGGTCAATCTGGACGACCTTGCCGACCCGCGCATGGATATCAAGGTGAAGATCGACCAGGCCCGCCTGGTGCGCCGCGACGATGTCGATGCGGTGCTCGACGGCAATCTGGCGATGACCGGCGGGCTGGGCGATGGACAGCTGGGCGGGACCGTGACGGTGCGTCAGGCAGAGGTCCGGTTGATCGACAGCGGCGGCCCCTCGATCCGCACGATCGACGTGGTCGAGGTCAGGAACGGCCGGGTGGTGGCGGATCCGGGCTCGCCCGAACAGCAGCAGCAGGCATCGGGCGGGCTGGCGCTCAACATCGATGTCCGGGCGCCGGGGCGGATCTTCGTGCGCGGCCGCGGGCTGGACACCGAATGGCAGGGCAATCTGAAGGTGCGCGGCACCACCGGCGCGCCGGTGATCAACGGCGAACTCAGCGTAGTGCGCGGCGAGGCCGATGTGGTCGGGCGGACCCTGACCTTCTCGAAGGGTGTCATCACCTTCGACGGTCTGGCCGATATCGATCCGCGGCTCGATATCGAAGCGACGCTGACCAATGCCGATGTCACCGCCATCGTGCAGGTCACCGGCCGGGCATCGGCACCGCAGCTGACGCTGAGTTCCGAACCGGCGCTGGCGCAGGACGAGATCCTGGCCCGGGCCTTCTTCGGCAAGCCGGGGGCGAAACTCTCGGCCGTGGACGCGATCAGGGTCGGGCAGGGGCTGGCGACGCTGACCGGCGGCGGGGGCGGCGGTTTCGACCCCACCGGCTTTGCCCGCGACCTGTTCGGGCTCGACGTGCTGGATGTCGGCACCGACGATACCGGCTCCGGCGCCTCGGTCAGGGCCGGCAAATATCTGAGCGACGATCTGTTCGTCGGCGTCGAGCAGGGGGCCGGCAGCAGTGCCGTAACGGTAGAGCTGGAGGTGCTGCCCAACATCAAGGTCGACACCGAAGTCGGTGCCGAGGGTGGCAGTTCCGTGGGCGCGACCTGGAGCTATGACTACTGA
- a CDS encoding autotransporter assembly complex protein TamA has protein sequence MDEEPVAESGEPLFATVGGVTYTTQITVEGLDPEEAAEQQRLAEARAEKRAREEKEGAAGSVTGSQPQVDELADAPLDELFDSLSELRRLEDRPPPSLAALRRRGQGDVELFQKALRSRGYFDGEVRLRIDRDAEPPAAQITVRPGPRYKLAGWTVDWAAGQPPLVDAEKLTPKALGLPMGAAAEAAEVVAGERRLLTTLGANGYPFARQTGRRAVVDHDTRSMAVTVDIDSGPFTRFGDTSVEGLEDVLATVVEGKRPWQPGDTYDAGKIESFRADLLATGLFSSAVIETPETPPADGSMPVKLTVVEGPPRSIGAGVRYSTTVGPELRAFWEHRNLTGRGDKLRTELDISPVLQELDVNYKRPHPREDRFNFGTVKLINEDTDAFQQTGIETRFGQERALGDGWRGSLALAPEYKILDDEKGERTSYLLGVPVTLSRDASDSLLDPRRGYRISGEVIPYTGAIEGAAISFLRAELNGSIYVPLDELGRWVLAGRGRIGSVAGAATATLPADKRFYAGGGGSVRGYGYRMLGPLDGNGDPLGGRSVAEAGVELRMPVTQDISVVPFIEAGQISEEPWPDLSTNLRTGAGLGLRYYTPLGPFRFDVALPLDRRDADDPYQIYISLGQAF, from the coding sequence GTGGATGAGGAACCGGTGGCCGAAAGCGGCGAGCCGCTTTTCGCGACCGTGGGCGGGGTGACCTATACGACGCAGATCACCGTCGAGGGGCTGGATCCGGAAGAGGCGGCGGAACAGCAGCGTCTGGCCGAGGCCCGGGCCGAGAAACGTGCCCGGGAGGAGAAGGAGGGCGCCGCCGGCAGCGTTACCGGCAGCCAGCCACAGGTGGACGAGCTTGCCGATGCGCCGTTGGACGAGCTGTTCGACAGCCTGTCGGAGCTGCGCCGGCTGGAGGATCGACCGCCGCCGAGCCTGGCGGCGTTGCGCCGCCGCGGGCAGGGCGATGTGGAGCTGTTCCAGAAGGCCCTGCGCTCGCGCGGCTATTTCGATGGCGAGGTGCGCCTGCGCATCGATCGCGATGCCGAGCCGCCGGCCGCACAGATCACGGTGCGCCCGGGGCCACGCTACAAGCTGGCCGGCTGGACGGTCGACTGGGCGGCCGGTCAGCCGCCGCTGGTCGATGCCGAAAAGCTGACGCCCAAGGCGCTGGGCCTGCCGATGGGGGCGGCCGCCGAGGCTGCGGAAGTCGTGGCCGGCGAGCGCCGCCTGCTGACGACGCTGGGCGCCAACGGCTATCCCTTCGCCCGCCAGACCGGCCGCCGCGCGGTCGTGGACCATGACACCCGCAGCATGGCGGTGACGGTCGACATCGACAGCGGCCCCTTCACCCGCTTCGGCGATACCAGCGTCGAAGGGCTGGAAGACGTGCTGGCGACGGTGGTGGAGGGCAAGCGCCCCTGGCAGCCCGGCGACACCTATGATGCCGGCAAGATCGAAAGCTTCCGCGCCGACCTGCTGGCCACGGGGCTGTTCTCCTCGGCCGTGATCGAGACGCCCGAGACCCCGCCGGCCGACGGCAGCATGCCGGTGAAACTGACGGTGGTCGAAGGCCCCCCGCGGAGCATCGGTGCCGGCGTGCGCTATTCGACGACCGTCGGGCCGGAACTGCGTGCCTTCTGGGAGCATCGCAACCTGACCGGCCGTGGCGACAAGCTGCGCACCGAACTCGACATTTCGCCGGTGCTTCAGGAACTGGACGTGAACTACAAGCGGCCGCACCCGCGCGAGGACCGGTTCAATTTCGGCACGGTCAAGCTGATCAACGAAGACACCGACGCCTTCCAGCAGACCGGTATCGAGACCCGTTTCGGCCAGGAACGGGCGCTGGGCGACGGCTGGCGCGGCTCTCTGGCGCTCGCCCCGGAATACAAGATCCTCGACGACGAGAAGGGCGAGCGGACCAGCTATCTGCTGGGCGTGCCGGTGACCCTGTCGCGCGATGCCTCGGACAGCCTGCTGGACCCGCGGCGCGGCTATCGCATCTCGGGCGAGGTGATCCCCTATACCGGCGCGATCGAGGGGGCGGCGATCAGCTTCCTCAGGGCCGAACTCAACGGCTCGATCTATGTGCCGCTGGACGAGCTGGGGCGCTGGGTGCTGGCCGGCCGCGGGCGGATCGGCTCCGTCGCCGGTGCCGCAACGGCAACCCTGCCGGCGGACAAGCGCTTCTATGCCGGTGGAGGCGGGTCGGTGCGCGGCTATGGCTATCGCATGCTGGGACCGCTGGACGGTAATGGCGACCCGCTGGGCGGCCGGTCGGTGGCCGAAGCCGGGGTTGAACTGCGCATGCCGGTGACCCAGGACATTTCCGTCGTGCCCTTCATCGAAGCCGGCCAGATCTCGGAAGAGCCCTGGCCGGATCTGTCCACCAATCTGCGGACCGGCGCCGGGCTGGGTCTGCGCTATTACACGCCGCTCGGTCCGTTCCGCTTCGATGTGGCCCTGCCGCTCGACCGCCGGGATGCCGACGACCCCTATCAGATCTATATCAGCCTTGGACAGGCATTCTGA
- a CDS encoding LysR family transcriptional regulator: protein MLGIKLSEIETFLAVAEAGSINGAARRMHLTQPAVTRQIQRLEAELGLILLDRRSKPPTLTAAGRDAMEHCRRVLSAVEDLKAMGMAEGATAGRLRLGFAHGVVDLAVTRPIDELRAAFPLVALQIGSGWTGELIDQVRDGRLDAAVVLIDPNEHPPQDIEGVRVGSEPVWIVGSARDETSSGPIAPEELARASWVLNPEGCGYHMVVQRLLDRMGARLEVAAEVLGPDIQLSLIARGVGFGLVPARRVMQSAQAGELRRIEVRGLDLSLAVWVLRSSLAGRLTPAIDHLAGSLATLWAPASTPAAAVAAV from the coding sequence ATGCTTGGCATCAAGCTCAGCGAGATCGAAACGTTCCTCGCGGTCGCCGAGGCGGGGTCGATCAACGGCGCCGCCCGTCGCATGCATCTGACACAGCCGGCCGTCACCCGGCAGATCCAGCGGCTGGAAGCGGAGCTGGGGTTGATTCTGCTCGACCGGCGCAGCAAACCGCCGACGCTGACCGCCGCCGGTCGCGATGCGATGGAGCATTGCCGCCGTGTGCTGAGTGCGGTGGAAGATCTGAAGGCGATGGGCATGGCCGAGGGGGCCACCGCCGGACGGCTCCGCCTCGGCTTTGCCCATGGCGTGGTCGATCTGGCCGTCACCCGGCCGATCGACGAGCTGCGCGCCGCCTTCCCGCTGGTCGCCCTGCAGATCGGCAGCGGCTGGACCGGGGAGTTGATCGATCAGGTCCGCGACGGCCGCCTGGATGCCGCCGTCGTGCTGATCGACCCCAACGAACACCCCCCGCAGGATATCGAAGGGGTGCGGGTCGGCTCCGAACCAGTCTGGATCGTGGGCTCCGCACGTGACGAAACCTCCTCTGGTCCGATCGCGCCCGAAGAGCTGGCCCGGGCAAGCTGGGTGCTCAACCCCGAAGGCTGCGGCTATCACATGGTGGTGCAGCGTCTGCTCGACCGTATGGGCGCGCGGCTGGAAGTTGCGGCCGAGGTTCTGGGGCCCGACATCCAGCTCTCGCTGATCGCCCGTGGCGTCGGGTTCGGGCTGGTGCCGGCCCGCCGGGTGATGCAGAGCGCCCAGGCCGGCGAGCTGCGGCGGATCGAGGTGCGGGGACTGGACCTGTCCCTTGCGGTCTGGGTGCTGCGGTCCTCTCTCGCCGGCCGGCTGACGCCGGCCATCGATCATCTGGCAGGTTCGCTCGCCACCCTCTGGGCACCCGCCTCCACCCCGGCCGCGGCGGTCGCGGCCGTCTGA
- a CDS encoding SGNH/GDSL hydrolase family protein: MTRLLHHVLRPLTVTAAMLLPGLAAVPPEALAAEAAATPKPAPEQDAGSFGLALDTSIDGVCRVPEDGPDLAGDLPVTDEKLEEGRPLVVLAIGSSSTQGYGAPRPEASYPFRLERDLARRYPESRVRVINAGVGGEIAADQLARLDELLAENDPDLVIWQAGTNDALRAVDRARFTDQLREGLEMIRESGADALLMDLQLYPGAKDPGTYAAFVTLMHQVADETHTPIYSRYALMTAWEEDRAHPTPDLLFTDRFHLNALGYACISRALAAAIAHTVEEDEAAPAAPKRVQTAATAAAGVEAGAQRVASEPAR; the protein is encoded by the coding sequence ATGACCCGCCTGCTGCACCACGTCCTTCGCCCGCTGACCGTTACCGCCGCCATGCTCCTGCCGGGGCTGGCGGCGGTGCCGCCTGAGGCACTGGCTGCCGAGGCAGCGGCGACGCCGAAGCCGGCACCGGAACAGGATGCCGGCAGCTTCGGCCTTGCCCTGGATACCAGCATCGACGGCGTCTGCCGCGTGCCGGAAGACGGCCCGGATCTGGCGGGCGATCTGCCGGTGACGGACGAGAAGCTGGAAGAGGGGCGGCCGCTGGTGGTGCTGGCCATCGGGTCCTCGTCCACCCAGGGCTATGGCGCGCCGCGGCCCGAGGCGAGCTATCCCTTCCGGCTGGAGCGCGATCTGGCCCGCCGCTACCCTGAGAGCCGCGTCCGGGTGATCAATGCCGGTGTCGGCGGCGAGATCGCGGCCGACCAGCTGGCGCGGCTGGACGAGCTGCTGGCCGAAAACGATCCCGATCTGGTGATCTGGCAGGCCGGTACCAATGATGCGCTGCGCGCGGTCGACCGCGCCCGCTTCACCGATCAGCTGCGCGAGGGGCTGGAGATGATCCGCGAGAGTGGCGCCGATGCGCTGCTGATGGATCTGCAGCTCTATCCCGGGGCCAAGGATCCCGGAACCTATGCGGCCTTCGTCACCCTGATGCATCAGGTGGCGGATGAGACCCATACCCCCATCTACAGCCGCTATGCGCTGATGACCGCCTGGGAAGAGGACCGCGCGCATCCGACCCCGGATCTGCTGTTCACCGACCGCTTCCATCTGAACGCCTTGGGCTATGCCTGCATCTCCCGCGCCCTTGCCGCGGCAATCGCCCATACGGTGGAGGAAGACGAGGCGGCGCCGGCGGCGCCCAAGCGGGTTCAGACGGCCGCGACCGCCGCGGCCGGGGTGGAGGCGGGTGCCCAGAGGGTGGCGAGCGAACCTGCCAGATGA
- a CDS encoding OpgC family protein produces the protein MDAIRRGRLNEIDTVRGLALAMIFIDHVPGNPLENITIRNFGFADATEIFVFLAGLAAALAYFRKFTADRPWLASAKAAKRGFDLYLVHVFCIAVVAALVAWMAGATADPELYSWINLGPIFNDPAAGLMGVVTLGHQPGYFNILPMYICFMLALPVMMLIARASVGAMLVASATVWVVANMTGMNAPQWPNGGGWFFNPLAWQFVFAIGFVVGAGILGRAQVVPYRAWAWWLAAAYLVLALAMKLAAFYPARDMLPIPFFLYGQDKTFVTLPRILHLLALVYVVAYSPAGRWLRDLGANNPFAVMGRQGLAVFATGSLLAVAAQLVRVPLGGGVVLDVVLVSAGLVILVLLAGGLEWLKRSTAQTSARTATPARTTVAPARTAPAAPSAAVPPAKAFGPVRA, from the coding sequence ATGGACGCGATACGCCGCGGCCGGCTGAACGAGATCGATACGGTACGGGGCCTTGCCCTGGCCATGATCTTCATCGATCACGTGCCGGGCAATCCTTTGGAAAACATCACGATCCGGAACTTCGGATTCGCGGATGCGACCGAAATCTTCGTCTTCCTGGCAGGGTTGGCGGCGGCGCTCGCCTATTTCCGCAAGTTCACCGCCGATCGGCCCTGGCTGGCCAGCGCCAAGGCGGCGAAGCGCGGTTTCGACCTCTATCTGGTCCATGTCTTCTGCATCGCCGTGGTGGCGGCGCTGGTGGCCTGGATGGCCGGCGCCACCGCCGATCCGGAGCTGTATTCCTGGATCAATCTGGGCCCGATCTTCAATGACCCCGCCGCCGGCCTGATGGGGGTGGTGACGCTGGGCCACCAGCCCGGCTACTTCAACATCCTGCCGATGTATATCTGCTTCATGCTGGCCCTGCCGGTGATGATGCTGATCGCACGGGCCAGCGTCGGCGCCATGCTCGTGGCCTCGGCCACGGTCTGGGTGGTCGCCAACATGACCGGCATGAACGCCCCGCAATGGCCGAATGGCGGCGGCTGGTTCTTCAACCCGCTGGCCTGGCAGTTCGTCTTCGCGATCGGTTTCGTGGTCGGTGCCGGCATTCTGGGCCGGGCGCAGGTGGTGCCCTACCGGGCCTGGGCCTGGTGGCTGGCGGCGGCCTATCTGGTGCTGGCGCTGGCGATGAAGCTGGCGGCCTTCTATCCCGCGCGCGACATGCTGCCGATCCCCTTCTTCCTTTATGGTCAGGACAAGACCTTCGTCACCCTGCCGCGCATCCTGCATCTGCTGGCCCTGGTCTATGTCGTTGCCTATTCGCCGGCCGGCCGCTGGCTGCGGGATCTGGGCGCCAACAACCCCTTCGCGGTGATGGGGCGCCAGGGTCTGGCGGTCTTCGCCACCGGCTCTCTGCTGGCGGTGGCGGCGCAGCTGGTCCGGGTTCCGCTGGGTGGTGGCGTGGTTCTCGATGTGGTACTCGTGTCTGCCGGTCTCGTCATTCTCGTCCTGCTTGCCGGGGGCCTCGAATGGTTGAAGCGCAGCACTGCCCAGACGTCTGCCCGCACCGCCACGCCCGCTCGTACGACCGTGGCTCCTGCCCGCACCGCGCCTGCGGCGCCGTCGGCAGCCGTCCCGCCGGCCAAGGCCTTCGGTCCCGTCCGCGCCTGA
- a CDS encoding MFS transporter, which translates to MLIAAAVVVTISMGVRQAFGVFLTPVVAELGIGREVFGFAIAVQNLLFGLMQPFIGMIADRFGPSRVVLAGTAAYVAGLVLAASTGSPTGLMVTLGVAVGFGLAGTSFVVVLGAVGRAVPEARRPQCFALVTAGGSFGMFAVVPGAYAMLDAFGWRDAILLLAIAASAMAAFGFALDGARRRRPQGAAGAAPAPAAPSGADTLGKALHEAAHSGSFWLLALGFGVCGFQITFIGVHLPAWVGDVGIPGWVAAWALGLIGACNIVGAYVLGSLGAHFRGRNMLVAIYTLRMIFVTAVVVLPPSAPLILAFAVLFGFTWLGTIPLTSGMVARIFGPRYLSTLYGVVFLSHQVGAFLGAWGGGYAYDLLGSYDAVWAAMAVVSAIAALMHLPISDRPVVRQPKAA; encoded by the coding sequence GTGCTCATTGCAGCCGCCGTGGTGGTGACCATTTCGATGGGCGTGCGCCAGGCATTCGGCGTCTTCCTTACCCCCGTCGTCGCCGAACTCGGCATCGGTCGCGAGGTCTTCGGCTTTGCGATCGCCGTGCAGAACCTGCTCTTCGGGCTGATGCAGCCCTTCATCGGCATGATCGCCGACCGGTTCGGCCCCTCGCGCGTGGTGCTGGCGGGCACCGCCGCCTATGTGGCGGGGCTGGTGCTCGCCGCCTCGACCGGTTCCCCCACCGGGCTGATGGTCACGCTGGGCGTTGCTGTGGGCTTCGGCCTGGCCGGCACCAGTTTCGTGGTGGTTCTGGGTGCGGTCGGCCGGGCCGTGCCGGAAGCGCGACGGCCGCAATGCTTCGCCCTGGTCACGGCCGGCGGCTCTTTCGGCATGTTCGCGGTGGTCCCCGGCGCCTATGCCATGCTCGATGCCTTCGGCTGGCGGGATGCAATCCTGCTGCTCGCCATTGCCGCCAGCGCCATGGCCGCCTTCGGCTTCGCGCTCGACGGGGCGCGCCGGCGCAGGCCGCAGGGCGCCGCCGGGGCCGCGCCGGCCCCTGCCGCCCCGTCCGGTGCCGACACGCTGGGCAAGGCGCTTCACGAAGCCGCCCATAGCGGCAGCTTCTGGCTGCTGGCGCTCGGCTTCGGGGTCTGCGGCTTTCAGATCACCTTTATCGGCGTGCATCTGCCGGCCTGGGTCGGCGATGTCGGCATCCCCGGCTGGGTGGCGGCCTGGGCGCTGGGGCTGATCGGCGCCTGCAACATCGTCGGCGCCTATGTGCTGGGCAGCCTGGGCGCCCACTTCCGTGGCCGCAACATGCTGGTCGCCATCTATACCCTGCGCATGATCTTCGTGACGGCGGTGGTCGTTCTGCCGCCCTCGGCACCGCTGATCCTGGCCTTTGCAGTTCTGTTCGGCTTCACCTGGCTCGGCACCATCCCGCTCACCAGCGGCATGGTGGCACGGATCTTCGGACCGCGTTACCTTTCAACCCTTTACGGTGTTGTCTTCCTGTCGCATCAGGTCGGCGCCTTCCTCGGCGCCTGGGGCGGCGGCTATGCCTACGACCTGCTCGGTTCCTACGACGCGGTCTGGGCGGCCATGGCCGTCGTCTCGGCGATTGCGGCCCTGATGCACCTGCCGATTTCCGACCGGCCGGTGGTCCGGCAGCCGAAAGCCGCGTGA